The region TGCTTGGCGCGGTAGTCGGCCGCTTGCGTGTTGGCCGCAATCTTGGCATTGGCCAGCGTGGTGCCGACCGCATCGTGCAGGCTGGCCAGCGTGCGCTTGGCCTTCATGGCGCCGGCAAAGTCGGGCGTGGCCAGTTGCAGGCGGATCGGGGCGATCTCAGCTTCGAGCGCGGCAACGTGCTCGGCGTAAGCACGGCGGCCGTCGTTCAGGATCGTTTCCTTGATCTGCTCTTTGCGCACTTTGACCAGTTTTTCCAGGTCCAGGCGCTTGGCGCGGAACTGCGCCTTGATGTGGTCGACCGTGCGCATTACTTCGTCGATGGTCGAGCTTTGCGCCAGCGCCGCAGCCTTGGCATGCTCCAACTTGGCCTCGGCCTCGCCGCAAAACTTGACGTTGTATTCAGCATCCGCGAAGTCCTGATCGTCCTGCAGGTCGGTTTTGATGGTCGACAGGAACTTCTCGGCCGCCTTCTGGTAGGCCATCAAGTTGCTGCTGACGACCTTGCCTTCGGTCTGCACGACCAATGCAGGCAGGGCGGCGGCCGGCGCCGCTTCTGGCTTCACTGCATGGTCGACCTGGGTGTAGTTCGCCACGTCGACGTCAAACTGCTCCCAGCCAGCGACGATGCGCGAGAACCAGGCTGTGTCCGGATACACCCACATCCACACCATGTTCGCTTCGGTGCCGTCGGACGTCATGAACAGCCACTTCTCGGCGCCGGTTACCATCAGCTGTTGCTGGACCTGCGGCTGGTGCTCGTCCGGCAGTACGCCAGCGGCAATCGATGCGGCCAAGTCGGCATTCCACTGCTTGTGCTCGAAGCCGATGGTCTCGGCCATATTCAGGCCGTCGCAGGAGGCGCTTTCGCGGCCCAGCGACAGGGTGGCGGGGTAAAGGTCGTCGCCGAGGATGCGTTCGGCGAACGGGCGCGCCAGCGCTTCGACCTCGTGGCCATGGTCCAAGATGTTTTCCTGCACCCAGTCGCTGAATTCCTTAGCCAGGCCGGTGGCCTTCATGCGCACCAGTTCGCTGCGAGTTACTTTCTTCGACAGGCCCAGCATCGCGGCCGCCTCGCTGGCGCCGTGATGGTTGAAGCGGAAGGCGTGCCAGTCGTCGCTGCCCTGCAGCAGGTTGTGGATTTCGCGGGTGAGAGTGTTTTCGCGTTGCATGATGTGTCCTTGGTGATTTTCTTTTGTGGTGCTGCGATTAGTCGTTTTCGTGCGTCCAGCTGTCGATGGTCATTTTTTGCGCCTCGGTGAAGGTCGCCCGGGTGCTGAGCATGGCAATCAGCTGCGTCGGCGTTTTCTTCTTACTGAGGATGGTCTGGCGCCATTCGGGCGTTTTCTGCTGGAACAGCTCGTCGGTGCATTCCGGAAGGCTATCGATCACGTTTTGTGTGGCTGCCGTTGCTTGGGGCGTGATATCGCGCATTTCGCGGTTCACTTCATCCAACTCGTCCGGCGTATAGACGCCCAGGATCACATCAGGGGAGTACAGGCGAGTCCAGCGCTTCACCGCCAGGTAGGCCAGTTGCTGCTTGGGGTCGGTTGCCCAAAGCGGGGAGTTACGCACGCTGGCTTGCACCAGCAGCAGTTCGAGCACGCGCGGCTCAGCCTCGCCGCGTAACGTGGCCCAGATACGCACGCCCAGACCATCCTCGTCCTGCATCTGGTAGTCGGGCACACGGAACTGATATTCTTTCTTGTAGTCGGCAGCTCCCTTGGTGCCCTTCGCCGGCGCGGTGCAGACTTTGGATTTGCCGATGATCTTTTCCCACGGGCCGTACCATTCATAATTGAAGCGGTCGACCGTGACGCCGCTCGATTGGATTACGGCATTGACCAGCTGAGCCTCGTAGCCGAGCGTGCCGTTCACCAGGTGCGTTTTCTGCGCCACCGCGAAGGGGTTCATGCGCCACTGGATGGCCTGCATGATGACGGCGGCGCAGTCGGCCGGGCTGCCGCGCAGGTGCTCCGGGATCGTGGCGCGGCCCTTGGCCATGATGTCGGCCAGGCGCATCATGCTGTCCATGCTTGCGCTGTCGAGGATCAGCGAGGCGCTGCTGGTGGTCACGACGGGCATGTCGCCCTGTTCGTATTGCGTGGCCTGCATGGCGGTGCGGCTTTCTTGCGTAACTGCGTTCATGACGTTTTCCTTGTGAGTTTTGTAATTTCTGCCTTCAACAGCGCCAGGCGGACGGCGTGACCAATTGCATGGCCGGCGCGCCAGTTGCGAAAGGCCTGGCCTACTGCACGCATTTCGCTTCCCGGTGGACGTGGCCCAGGCGCCGCACCCGCGCTGCTGATGCGTCCAGGTCGATCAGCGCCTCGATCTGCGCCATGATCAATTCCTTGCGCACTTCGTCCAGGCCGGCCAGCTCGCGGCGCACGCCGGCCAGGCGCATCTTGTTCATGTGGTGCTGGTGCTGCGCCTGGTAGAAGCGGTGGGCGGCCAGCAGGCGGCGGAAGAGGGCGGTCATGGCGACACCAGCACGGTGATGCTCATCGGCTCGTCTTCCGGCAGCGCGGCGAGGGTGGCATCAGGGCTACCGGTGCCGGCATAGGTGTGCTGGCTGCCGGCGGCGGTGCAGGTGGTGATGACGTAGCTCACAGGCCGCCCCCTTCGCGGTCGGCCAGCACCAGGCGAATGCCGTTGCGCTTGGTCGATGCCTCGGCGCCGTAGCACGCACCGGCCGGCATATGGTCGGTCGCATCAAGGCAGCCGCTGTTCAGCGCCGATTCGACGCCGGCATCCTGGTGGGCAAAGGCGAGGGCAGCAGACACGGCCAGGCGGGACTGGCGGCCGGCGGTGACGTTGCGGGCGGCGATCATTTGACACGCTCGGCGAGCATGGTGTCGGCCATCTGGTAAGCGAAGCGAGCGACTTGCTCGATATCACTGAGGGTGTCGGCTGGGGTGTATCCAAGTTCCGACCATGAACAATCGCTCGTCATCATTCCGTGCATTGCCTTGGCAGCAAAGCGGTCGCGCAAATCGGCGTTCGCCGCCGGCGCCCCGAATGCGCGCGGCGCGGTGAACTGGATCATGTCCGCATTGACCTGCTGCACACTGCCGTCGGCACGCTCGATGATGGCGATCGCGTAGCTGCCGGCGCCATTCTCGAACTCTTCATAGGCGGCGCCGAACTGATGGAATGTGGCAGCACCATCCTGGACGCGGACGTTTTGCAATTTGCCGTCGCCGTCTCTTTCTTGAATCCACTTGAAAACTTGAACTTGGCGCATGGCCGCTCCTCTGGTTAATTGGCTGTTGACGACCCGGTCAATCCGTCGGGCGTGTGATTCCTGCGGCTGGTGGGCCGCCAACACATGACCATCGAGAACCCCGCACTGGGGCGCCGACACCGGGTGATTAATCCGGCCGTACCTGCTCGGTAATCACTCCGGCAGATTCGATGGTCATGTGTTGGCCGCCGGTTACGCCGGCGAGACGGGCCATGCTGGGCTCCAGGGGAATTTATCCGGCCTTCCGGGCCTGTCCCGCCATGACTGCGGCGGCGGGCAGCCGCTATACCTTTGCTGCAAATCAAAAGCCGCAATTCTCGTGGGCGCCCCAGCTCGGATCGTCGTCGCCGTAGGAGTCCCAGTCCGTCCTCCAGTCGCCACGATCGGCCTTCGGTGTGGGCGCGTTGCTTAATGCGCGATACTGCCCCGTGCTTTTTTCCTGCTTCATGGCCTTGCAACTCTTGGAGCAAAACAGGGCCCAGCCGCGATTCACGTCTGCAGTGCGTGCTTGGAATGCTTTCTTGCACCACTTGCAGGTTCGCTCCACCAATTTCGGCTGCGGGATCCGCTTGGCCGCCGGTGCCGCGCTTACCGCTGGCAGGGCGCGCAAATACTCGATTCCATTAACGACAATCCGATCCATCACACACCTCGCTTTATTTTTATTGATCAAGTTAGTGCGGCGGGCGACCGCTAAATCTGCAGCTTGTCCAGCGCCACGGCCTGCGCGCGGGTCTTGGCCTGGCAGCTCGCCGGATCGTTGCGCGCCAGCTGCGCGGCGCCGTCGATTTCTCTGGTGGCGACCGCCAGCGCATCGGTGTAGATCGTGTCGGCGACAAATTCCCGGAGAGCGTTGCCTGCGGTGGCTGCGTCGCATGCCAAGGCGGTGCGCGCCAGCACATTCATGGCGCCAGGCGCTGCCAGCGCATCGAGCAGCATGTTGGCGATGCCGCTGGCGCCAGCGCCGCCGGTCAGCACGATGGTGCGAGCGGCTGCATTTTTCTCAGCTGCCAGGCTGGTGATCATTTCCTCGCGCAGTTCGGCGGCGTTGTGGTCGCGGGCGCTCATGCCGCCTCCATCCGCCAAGGGCCGGTGTAGTTCCGGTAGGCTTCGGCGCGCATCGCGTCGGCAGCGCCGCATTCCAAATACTTCAACTGGCCGCGCGGCAAGCTGGCGCCGAACGAGTTGCAAATTTCCAGGCGGCGAGGGCAGCCGATGCTGGCGACCAGGCCGGCGCAATGGCCATCGTTGGTGGTCTTGGTGGTGACGATGCTTGAGGTGGTTTTCATGGCGATCAGCCGCGCGCTGGGATGACGATTGCCGGGATCACTTCGCCGTTGGCGATGAGGACCGCTGCGAGTGCTGCGAGCTCTGCTGGGGACATGTCGTACTCCTGTGTTTGCTTTCGATGGAGTTACTTTACCAAAAAGATAAACCATGCGCAATGGAAATTTACCAAAAAGATTAAATTTAGGTAAAATGCTTTCGTCGCCAGAGGTTCGGGCGATCGGATGCCCGGACAAAATCACGCCGGGCAGCGCGAGTCCAGATAGATGGAGCCGGCGAACGCTACGCAGTACTCAGGGTATTAACGCGAAACGGGCGTAGTGGAAGTGCCGCAAGAAGGACGACAGGCGGCGACGATGGGTGATAGTGGGGAGAGTCGAGTCGGGGGCCGCGAGCGGTCAAAGTCTCCCCTATGCGCAATGTCCGAAGTCGAAGAGGGGCATTCAGCGCTTTCACGGAGCCAGGCTTTATCGCTTGGCTACTGGGAGAGTGCTGCTCAGGAACCGAGCCTCCAAGGGCATAGGCTTCAAAACAGTAGCTTTAGAACTTGGAAAGGCAAGATCAAAAGCTTACTTCAAGAGCAAGATAATGATTTTTGAGTACCTTTTACGGTAGAAAACATAGTTAAAAATAATTCGGCCCGGCTGGCGCAAAAATCGCCGGGCGATGCTGCGCTCCGTAGCAGGCGGGGCTGGCGGCCGTGTTACTCTCGATTCCCGCTTCGCAACTTAAACCCGTTAGGAGATAGTCAATGTCCGCACGTGATCTGATTCCGTTTCAATTTGAAGGCCGCGATATCCGCGTTGTGTACGTGAATGGCGAGCCGCAGCTTGTGGCAAAAGATGTCGCCGAGGCTCTTGGTTACAGTTGGAACGGTGCCGCCGCCATTGCACACGTTCCGGATGAATGGAAAGGGGTCAGTTCCGTTCTGACCCCTCGCGGCATCCAGGAAATGGCTGTGCTGACTGAGCAGGGGCTGTATTTCTTCCTCGGTCGCTCCGACAAGCCCAAGGCCTTGCCGTTCCAGAAGTGGATTGCGGGTGATGTGATCCCGGCAATTCGGCTGACTGGAAAATATGCTTTACCCTCACTATCCGGGGCAGACAAACTGGGCGATCTTTCGCAAGCGCTGCGCCTGACGCCAATGGCTGTGCGGGCCGCTCGCGCGCTGGGATTGGATCAAAACGCTGCCGCTATCGGCGCCAACCAGCTGGTCCATAAGATCACAGGCCAAAACCTGTTGAAAGAATTCGGCAGCGTGCACCTGGTCGCCGAGCATCAAGATACGCAGTGGTTCACGCCGACAGAGTTGAGCGCCCAGGCGAAACTGTCCGCCGTGAAACTGAATCAGCTGCTGGCCAGCGCGGGCTTTCAAGTCCGGCGCGGGAAGGTATGGGAGCTGCTCGATGCTGGCCGCCCGTTTGCGCGTCTTTTCGATACTGGCAAGAAGCACAATTCCGGCGTGCCGGTCCAGCAGGTGAAATGGTCGCCAGCTGTGATTGAGGCGGCGCAGCGGGCTGGCGGGAGCGGTGCCCAGCTGGAGATATGTTAGATGATCGGCGGCAATAGCCGCGAGCTGATCCATGCCACCATGCAGTGGCATGCGTTGAGTGCTGCCCGCACGGCGTTAAACAAACAACGCCTCGCGCTTGAAAAGGAGATTTGGCCAAAGATTGGAAGGTC is a window of Janthinobacterium sp. J1-1 DNA encoding:
- a CDS encoding YqaJ viral recombinase family protein, encoding MQRENTLTREIHNLLQGSDDWHAFRFNHHGASEAAAMLGLSKKVTRSELVRMKATGLAKEFSDWVQENILDHGHEVEALARPFAERILGDDLYPATLSLGRESASCDGLNMAETIGFEHKQWNADLAASIAAGVLPDEHQPQVQQQLMVTGAEKWLFMTSDGTEANMVWMWVYPDTAWFSRIVAGWEQFDVDVANYTQVDHAVKPEAAPAAALPALVVQTEGKVVSSNLMAYQKAAEKFLSTIKTDLQDDQDFADAEYNVKFCGEAEAKLEHAKAAALAQSSTIDEVMRTVDHIKAQFRAKRLDLEKLVKVRKEQIKETILNDGRRAYAEHVAALEAEIAPIRLQLATPDFAGAMKAKRTLASLHDAVGTTLANAKIAANTQAADYRAKQAWCREHAANYGFLFMDMASIIGKPMDDFQLVINSRIAEHKRAEAAKQEALRAKIAAEEKEKAEAAAAAELAAQRRADAERQAAEAKAAAERQAAADQAERERVAAANKAQLELQAAQVAATRATQAAADRAAETAHSIRETALVATPQGLAQGQAAALADQGRLADAAEELAGAKTSPDGADLSQTAQDLFEQEGAANFERAHTPPTLRLGQISDRLGFTVTATFMESIGFSLAATDKAAKLYHEGDFKSMCAAICRHISAVQIKHAI
- a CDS encoding RecT family recombinase → MNAVTQESRTAMQATQYEQGDMPVVTTSSASLILDSASMDSMMRLADIMAKGRATIPEHLRGSPADCAAVIMQAIQWRMNPFAVAQKTHLVNGTLGYEAQLVNAVIQSSGVTVDRFNYEWYGPWEKIIGKSKVCTAPAKGTKGAADYKKEYQFRVPDYQMQDEDGLGVRIWATLRGEAEPRVLELLLVQASVRNSPLWATDPKQQLAYLAVKRWTRLYSPDVILGVYTPDELDEVNREMRDITPQATAATQNVIDSLPECTDELFQQKTPEWRQTILSKKKTPTQLIAMLSTRATFTEAQKMTIDSWTHEND
- a CDS encoding BRO family protein, whose protein sequence is MSARDLIPFQFEGRDIRVVYVNGEPQLVAKDVAEALGYSWNGAAAIAHVPDEWKGVSSVLTPRGIQEMAVLTEQGLYFFLGRSDKPKALPFQKWIAGDVIPAIRLTGKYALPSLSGADKLGDLSQALRLTPMAVRAARALGLDQNAAAIGANQLVHKITGQNLLKEFGSVHLVAEHQDTQWFTPTELSAQAKLSAVKLNQLLASAGFQVRRGKVWELLDAGRPFARLFDTGKKHNSGVPVQQVKWSPAVIEAAQRAGGSGAQLEIC